The Littorina saxatilis isolate snail1 linkage group LG13, US_GU_Lsax_2.0, whole genome shotgun sequence genome contains a region encoding:
- the LOC138946196 gene encoding uncharacterized protein, whose protein sequence is MAKYCPVTRNRTQHSGTEHNTAEPHTTQRNRTQHSGTVHNTAEPYTTQRNTAEPYTTQRNRTLHSETVHNTAEPYTTAEPYTKQRNRTLHSETEHKTAEPYTTQRNRTLHSGTVHYTAKLYTTQRNRTQHSGTVHYTAKLYTTQRNRTQHSGTVHNTAEPYTAEPYTTQRNRTQHSGTVHNSTQHSGTVHNTAEPYTTRRNRTQHSGTVHNTAEPYTTRRNRTQHSGTVHNTAEPYTTPRNRTQHSGTVHNTAEPCTTQQNRTQHT, encoded by the exons ATGGCGAAA TACTGTCCAGTTACGCGGAACCGTACACAACACAGTGGAACCGAACACAACACGGCGGAACCGCACACAACACAGCGGAACCGTACACAACACAGCGGAACCGTACACAACACAGCGGAACCGTACACAACACAGCGGAACACAGCGGAACCGTACACAACACAGCGGAACCGTACACTACACAGCGAAACTGTACACAACACAGCGGAACCATACACAACAGCGGAACCGTACACAAAACAGCGGAACCGTACACTACACAGcgaaactgaacacaaaacaGCGGAACCGTACACTACACAGCGGAACCGTACACTACACAGCGGAACCGTACACTACACAGCGAAACTGTACACAACACAGCGGAACCGTACACAACACAGCGGAACCGTACACTACACAGCGAAACTGTACACAACACAGCGGAACCGTACACAACACAGCGGAACCGTACACAACACAGCGGAACCGTACACAGCGGAACCGTACACAACACAGCGGAACCGTACACAACACAGCGGAACCGTACACAACAGTACACAACACAGCGGAACCGTACACAACACAGCAGAACCGTACACAACACGGCGGAACCGTACACAACACAGCGGAACCGTACACAACACAGCGGAACCGTACACAACACGGCGGAACCGTACACAACACAGCGGAACCGTACACAACACAGCGGAACCTTACACAACACCGCGGAACCGTACACAACACAGCGGAACCGTACACAACACAGCGGAACCTTGCACAACGCAGCAGAACCGTACACAACACACCTGA